A portion of the Salminus brasiliensis chromosome 9, fSalBra1.hap2, whole genome shotgun sequence genome contains these proteins:
- the per1b gene encoding period circadian protein homolog 1b isoform X2, with amino-acid sequence MSDDNSDSAPSNDTRGRAGGTEEEAGPRKSSLGLSSNCPSYKPTNGRAGSSPGADSGPTGSSGDNQGQNSDDMDALSSGNDSGERESEGGLERENGSRGRQSMRSYQSSSSQNGKDSGMMLETTESNKSSNSHSPSPPSSSLAYSLLSTSSEQDHPSTSGCSSDQSARVQTQKELMRALKELKIRLPAERKTKGRSSTLNALKYALSCVKQVRANQEYYHQWNVEECHGCSLDLSTFTIEELDNITSEYTLKNTDTFSMAVSFLSGKVVYISPQGSSLLRSKPEKLQGTVFSELLAPQDVSTFYSSTAPCKLPPWASCIGSASPPVDCTQEKSMFCRISGDGSSGGDMRYYPFRLTPYLLTLRDSDTADPQPCCLLIAERVHSGYEAPRIPPDKRIFTTSHTPSCLFQEVDERAVPLLGYLPQDLVGTPVLLYLHPEDRPIMVAIHKKILQFAGQPFDHSPLRMCARSGEYLTIDTSWSSFVNPWSRKVAFIVGRHKVRTSPLNEDVFTLPRDLEERTLAPDIVQLSEQIHRLLVQPVHSGSSQGYSSLASNGSHELQPSAASSSESNGTALEDPAQLHKPMTFQQICKDVHMVKTSGQQVFIESRNRPPPRKLAATGSLWAIGNPGPGVAPPSKSTVPSQLVRKEPSPTYSYQQINCLDSIIRYLESCNIPNTVKRKCGSSSCTASSTSDDDKQQDAPGNSKDIVMEEAPTTPVLAPPVLQPPAPPTITAAPSLPPPPTPPSPAPTSEKDGSRRGGGGGGGRLGLTKEVLSAHTQQEEQNFLCRFRDLSELRVFDPASALRRHNTTPPTRGVRCSRDYPAVGSTGRRRGRGGKRLKHQETSDQGSSFGLAGPSRGLSTGAPAQEGPPNPSFPLGPPTTSSSWPPSVGSHNSLPSVPYPPGMLPIYPLFPPLSQPVTDPSMQPGLRFPLQNPQMAPPMVPPMMALVLPNYMFPQMGASMAQPGPAAMAQPFYNPNLAFPYPAASAAPPAAPQTATAALPNQSRCSSPQSCSQREGGADREGAESPLFQSRCSSPLNLLQLEESPTNRMEAVSALASGQQATPPVGGQGVGAGTQASSNQRGPAEDNKENENGEANESNQDAMSTSSDLLDLLLQEDSRSGTGSAASGSGSTGTGSSGSGSGSSGSGSNGCSSSGSGTRSSQSSHTSKYFGSIDSSENDHSRKQTAGGDGEAQFIKCVLQDPIWLLMADTDEKIMMTYQLPIRDRETVLHEDRIALRAMQKHQPRFTDEQKRELSQVHPWIRTGRLPRAINISTCVGCKSPPSVPPTAPFDVEIHEMELCSVLEVTDEGTMADKHTQPDAAMEEVEALETGQWREEEEKERERAVMTTQICDQEMTAEDQDLTSQIEEEKGGSVTDMSH; translated from the exons ATGAGTGATGACAACTCAGACTCCGCCCCCAGCAATGACACTCGGGGGCGAGCGGGCGGGACAGAGGAGGAGGCGGGACCACGGAAGAGTTCACTAGGCCTGAGCAGCAACTGCCCCTCATACAAACCAACCAATGGCAGGGCTGGGTCGTCACCAGGGGCCGACTCGGGACCCACAGGTTCGTCAGGGGACAACCAGGGGCAAAATTCAGACGACATGGACGCGCTGTCCAGCGGCAATGActctggagagagggagagcgaagGAGGGCTGGAGAGGGAGAATGGCTCCAGAGGACGACAGTCTATGAGGAGTTACCAAAGCTCCTCCAGTCAAAATGGCAAAGACTCTGGCATGATGCTGGAGACCACTGAGAGCAACAAGAG TTCAAACTCTCACAGCCCCTCTCCTCCGAGCAGCTCTCTGGCTTACAGTCTGCTGAGTACTAGCTCAGAGCAGGACCACCCCTCCACCAGCGGCTGCAGCAGTGATCAGTCGGCGCGAGTGCAGACACAAAAGGAGTTGATGAGGGCACTGAAGGAGCTGAAGATCCGCCTTCCCGCTGAAAGGAAGACCAAGGGCCGATCCAGCACCCTCAATGCCCTCAAATACGCCCTCAGCTGTGTCAAGCAAGTGCGAG CCAATCAGGAGTATTATCACCAGTGGAATGTCGAAGAGTGTCATGGTTGCAGTTTGGACCTCTCCACGTTTACCATTGAAGAACTTGATAACATCACCTCCGAGTATACGCTGAAAAACACA GACACATTCTCCATGGCTGTGTCATTCTTGTCGGGAAAGGTGGTATATATCTCTCCCCAGGGTTCATCTTTGTTACGCAGCAAACCAGAGAAGTTGCAGGGGACGGTTTTTTCAGAGCTACTCGCCCCTCAGGACGTCAGCACTTTCTACAGCAGCACTGCTCCCTGTAAACTACCGCCATGGGCTTCCTGCATCggttcag CCTCTCCTCCAGTGGACTGTACGCAGGAGAAGTCCATGTTCTGTAGAATCAGCGGCGATGGCTCCTCAGGCGGTGATATGCGGTATTATCCATTTAGACTGACTCCCTATCTGCTCACTCTGCGAGACTCAGACACAGCAGATCCACAGCCCTGCTGCCTGCTCATCGCAGAGAGAGTTCACTCGGGATATGAAG cTCCTCGTATTCCTCCGGATAAGCGGATCTTCACCACCAGTCACACGCCCAGCTGTCTGTTTCAGGAGGTGGATGAGCGGGCGGTGCCATTGCTGGGTTATCTGCCTCAGGACCTAGTGGGAACTCCTGTACTGCTCTATCTCCACCCTGAGGACAGACCCATAATGGTGGCCATCCACAAGAAGA TTCTGCAGTTTGCTGGGCAGCCCTTTGACCACTCCCCATTGCGGATGTGTGCCCGCAGTGGAGAGTATCTGACCATAGATACTTCTTGGTCCTCTTTCGTCAACCCATGGAGTAGAAAGGTTGCTTTCATCGTGGGACGGCACAAAGTCCGAAC TTCTCCATTGAATGAGGATGTGTTCACCCTGCCGCGGGACCTAGAGGAGCGCACCCTGGCTCCAGACATCGTTCAGCTGAGCGAACAGATCCACCGGCTGCTGGTGCAGCCTGTTCACAGCGGCAGCTCTCAAGGCTATAGCAGCCTGGCCAGCAACGGCTCGCATGAACTCCAGCCCAGCGCAGCCTCCTCATCCGAAAGCAACGGCACTGCTCTGGAGGACCCTGCTCAGCTTCACAAGCCG ATGACCTTCCAGCAGATCTGTAAGGACGTTCACATGGTGAAGACCAGTGGCCAACAAGTGTTTATCGAGTCCCGCAACCGTCCTCCTCCCAGAAAACTCGCTgccacag GTTCTTTATGGGCAATAGGGAACCCTGGGCCAGGTGTGGCTCCACCTTCTAAGAGCACAGTCCCCTCCCAGCTTGTGAGAAAGGAACCATCCCCCACATACTCTTACCAGCAAATCAACTGCCTGGATAGCATTATACG GTATCTGGAGAGCTGTAACATTCCTAACACAGTGAAGAGGAAGTGTGGTTCCTCCTCTTGCACAGCCTCCTCTACGTCTGATGATGACAAGCAGCAGGATGCTCCTGGCAATTCTAAAG aCATTGTTATGGAGGAAGCTCCTACAACTCCTGTACTCGCTCCTCCGGTCCTTCAGCCCCCTGCTCCTCCAACCATCACGGCTGCCCCATCTCTGCCTCCGCCCCCAACTCCACCTAGTCCTGCACCTACATCTGAGAAGGATGGAAGcaggagaggtggaggaggagggggaggaaggCTGGGGCTGACAAAGGAGGTGCTCTCAGCACACACTCAGCAAGAGGAGCAGAACTTCTTGTGTCGTTTTAGAGATCTGAGTGAACTCCGAGTGTTTGACCCAGCTTCAGCACTCAGACGTCATAATACCACACCGCCCACTAGAG gTGTGCGCTGTTCACGTGACTATCCTGCAGTAGGTAGCACTGGTCGAAGGCGTGGTAGAGGCGGCAAAAGACTGAAACATCAAGAGACATCAGATCAGGGAAGCTCTTTTGGCCTTGCAGGTCCATCCAGAGGCCTCTCTACTGGAGCTCCTGCACAAGAAGGGCCCCCTAACCCCTCTTTCCCCTTGGGCCCTCCAACCACCTCTTCTTCCTGGCCTCCTTCAGTGGGATCCCATAACAGCCTCCCCTCTGTGCCCTACCCACCAGGCATGCTGCCCATTTACCCCCTTTTCCCACCCCTCTCTCAGCCAGTCACGGACCCTTCCATGCAGCCTGGCCTTCGCTTCCCCCTTCAGAATCCACAGATGGCCCCTCCCATGGTCCCCCCCATGATGGCACTTGTCCTGCCCAACTATATGTTCCCCCAAATGGGCGCTTCCATGGCTCAACCCGGTCCTGCAGCCATGGCGCAGCCCTTCTATAACCCAAACCTGGCTTTTCCATATCCAGCAGCCAGTGCCGCGCCTCCAGCAGCCCCTCAAACAGCAACCGCAGCCCTACCAAACCAGTCTCGCTGCAGCAGCCCCCAGTCCTGCAgccagagggagggaggtgctGATAGAGAAGGGGCGGAGTCACCTCTCTTCCAATCCAGATGCTCATCCCCTCTCAACTTGCTCCAGCTGGAGGAATCGCCCACCAATCGAATGGAGGCAGTGTCAGCTCTGGCCTCAGGACAACAGGCCACGCCTCCTGTGGGAGGACAGGGGGTCGGGGCTGGAACACAGGCCTCAAGTAATCAGAGAGGCCCAGCAGAGGACAACAAAGAgaatgaaaat GGAGAAGCCAATGAGTCAAACCAGGATGCCATGTCCACCTCCAGCGACTTGCTGGACCTTCTGCTGCAGGAGGATTCGCGCTCAGGCACCGGCTCAGCCGCTTCAGGCTCTGGCTCCACTGGGACAGGGTCCTCAGGCTCTGGCTCAGGCTCATCTGGGTCTGGCTCCAATGGATGCAGCTCATCTGGGAGTGGAACCA GAAGCAGTCAGAGCAGCCACACCAGCAAGTACTTTGGCAGCATAGACTCATCAGAGAATGACCATTCTCgaaagcagacagcagggggtgACGGAGAGGCACAATTTATCAAGTGTGTTCTACAGGACCCCATCTGGCTGCTCATGGCTGACACAGACGAAAAGATCATGATGACCTATCAGCTGCCCATCAg GGACCGAGAGACTGTGTTGCATGAGGACCGAATAGCCTTGAGAGCCATGCAGAAGCATCAGCCCCGTTTCACTGATGAGCAGAAGCGGGAGCTGAGTCAGGTGCACCCCTGGATCCGCACAGGACGCCTGCCACGTGCCATAAACATATCT ACATGTGTGGGCTGCAAGTCTCCTCCTTCAGTGCCGCCAACTGCCCCTTTCGATGTGGAGATCCACGAGATGGAGCTGTGCAGTGTGCTGGAGGTGACAGACGAGGGCACCATGGCTGATAAACACACCCAGCCAGATGCAGCCATGGAAGAGGTAGAGGCACTGGAGACGGGGCagtggagagaggaagaagagaaagaaagagaaagggcgGTAATGACGACGCAGATCTGCGACCAAGAAATGACAGCAGAGGATCAGGACCTTACCTCACAaatagaggaggagaaaggCGGCAGTGTGACGGACATGAGCCACTGA
- the per1b gene encoding period circadian protein homolog 1b isoform X1, translated as MSDDNSDSAPSNDTRGRAGGTEEEAGPRKSSLGLSSNCPSYKPTNGRAGSSPGADSGPTGSSGDNQGQNSDDMDALSSGNDSGERESEGGLERENGSRGRQSMRSYQSSSSQNGKDSGMMLETTESNKSSNSHSPSPPSSSLAYSLLSTSSEQDHPSTSGCSSDQSARVQTQKELMRALKELKIRLPAERKTKGRSSTLNALKYALSCVKQVRANQEYYHQWNVEECHGCSLDLSTFTIEELDNITSEYTLKNTDTFSMAVSFLSGKVVYISPQGSSLLRSKPEKLQGTVFSELLAPQDVSTFYSSTAPCKLPPWASCIGSASPPVDCTQEKSMFCRISGDGSSGGDMRYYPFRLTPYLLTLRDSDTADPQPCCLLIAERVHSGYEAPRIPPDKRIFTTSHTPSCLFQEVDERAVPLLGYLPQDLVGTPVLLYLHPEDRPIMVAIHKKILQFAGQPFDHSPLRMCARSGEYLTIDTSWSSFVNPWSRKVAFIVGRHKVRTSPLNEDVFTLPRDLEERTLAPDIVQLSEQIHRLLVQPVHSGSSQGYSSLASNGSHELQPSAASSSESNGTALEDPAQLHKPMTFQQICKDVHMVKTSGQQVFIESRNRPPPRKLAATGSLWAIGNPGPGVAPPSKSTVPSQLVRKEPSPTYSYQQINCLDSIIRYLESCNIPNTVKRKCGSSSCTASSTSDDDKQQDAPGNSKGPSVALVGESTPLPALALHSKAESVASVTSQCSFSSTIVHVGDKKPPESDIVMEEAPTTPVLAPPVLQPPAPPTITAAPSLPPPPTPPSPAPTSEKDGSRRGGGGGGGRLGLTKEVLSAHTQQEEQNFLCRFRDLSELRVFDPASALRRHNTTPPTRGVRCSRDYPAVGSTGRRRGRGGKRLKHQETSDQGSSFGLAGPSRGLSTGAPAQEGPPNPSFPLGPPTTSSSWPPSVGSHNSLPSVPYPPGMLPIYPLFPPLSQPVTDPSMQPGLRFPLQNPQMAPPMVPPMMALVLPNYMFPQMGASMAQPGPAAMAQPFYNPNLAFPYPAASAAPPAAPQTATAALPNQSRCSSPQSCSQREGGADREGAESPLFQSRCSSPLNLLQLEESPTNRMEAVSALASGQQATPPVGGQGVGAGTQASSNQRGPAEDNKENENGEANESNQDAMSTSSDLLDLLLQEDSRSGTGSAASGSGSTGTGSSGSGSGSSGSGSNGCSSSGSGTRSSQSSHTSKYFGSIDSSENDHSRKQTAGGDGEAQFIKCVLQDPIWLLMADTDEKIMMTYQLPIRDRETVLHEDRIALRAMQKHQPRFTDEQKRELSQVHPWIRTGRLPRAINISTCVGCKSPPSVPPTAPFDVEIHEMELCSVLEVTDEGTMADKHTQPDAAMEEVEALETGQWREEEEKERERAVMTTQICDQEMTAEDQDLTSQIEEEKGGSVTDMSH; from the exons ATGAGTGATGACAACTCAGACTCCGCCCCCAGCAATGACACTCGGGGGCGAGCGGGCGGGACAGAGGAGGAGGCGGGACCACGGAAGAGTTCACTAGGCCTGAGCAGCAACTGCCCCTCATACAAACCAACCAATGGCAGGGCTGGGTCGTCACCAGGGGCCGACTCGGGACCCACAGGTTCGTCAGGGGACAACCAGGGGCAAAATTCAGACGACATGGACGCGCTGTCCAGCGGCAATGActctggagagagggagagcgaagGAGGGCTGGAGAGGGAGAATGGCTCCAGAGGACGACAGTCTATGAGGAGTTACCAAAGCTCCTCCAGTCAAAATGGCAAAGACTCTGGCATGATGCTGGAGACCACTGAGAGCAACAAGAG TTCAAACTCTCACAGCCCCTCTCCTCCGAGCAGCTCTCTGGCTTACAGTCTGCTGAGTACTAGCTCAGAGCAGGACCACCCCTCCACCAGCGGCTGCAGCAGTGATCAGTCGGCGCGAGTGCAGACACAAAAGGAGTTGATGAGGGCACTGAAGGAGCTGAAGATCCGCCTTCCCGCTGAAAGGAAGACCAAGGGCCGATCCAGCACCCTCAATGCCCTCAAATACGCCCTCAGCTGTGTCAAGCAAGTGCGAG CCAATCAGGAGTATTATCACCAGTGGAATGTCGAAGAGTGTCATGGTTGCAGTTTGGACCTCTCCACGTTTACCATTGAAGAACTTGATAACATCACCTCCGAGTATACGCTGAAAAACACA GACACATTCTCCATGGCTGTGTCATTCTTGTCGGGAAAGGTGGTATATATCTCTCCCCAGGGTTCATCTTTGTTACGCAGCAAACCAGAGAAGTTGCAGGGGACGGTTTTTTCAGAGCTACTCGCCCCTCAGGACGTCAGCACTTTCTACAGCAGCACTGCTCCCTGTAAACTACCGCCATGGGCTTCCTGCATCggttcag CCTCTCCTCCAGTGGACTGTACGCAGGAGAAGTCCATGTTCTGTAGAATCAGCGGCGATGGCTCCTCAGGCGGTGATATGCGGTATTATCCATTTAGACTGACTCCCTATCTGCTCACTCTGCGAGACTCAGACACAGCAGATCCACAGCCCTGCTGCCTGCTCATCGCAGAGAGAGTTCACTCGGGATATGAAG cTCCTCGTATTCCTCCGGATAAGCGGATCTTCACCACCAGTCACACGCCCAGCTGTCTGTTTCAGGAGGTGGATGAGCGGGCGGTGCCATTGCTGGGTTATCTGCCTCAGGACCTAGTGGGAACTCCTGTACTGCTCTATCTCCACCCTGAGGACAGACCCATAATGGTGGCCATCCACAAGAAGA TTCTGCAGTTTGCTGGGCAGCCCTTTGACCACTCCCCATTGCGGATGTGTGCCCGCAGTGGAGAGTATCTGACCATAGATACTTCTTGGTCCTCTTTCGTCAACCCATGGAGTAGAAAGGTTGCTTTCATCGTGGGACGGCACAAAGTCCGAAC TTCTCCATTGAATGAGGATGTGTTCACCCTGCCGCGGGACCTAGAGGAGCGCACCCTGGCTCCAGACATCGTTCAGCTGAGCGAACAGATCCACCGGCTGCTGGTGCAGCCTGTTCACAGCGGCAGCTCTCAAGGCTATAGCAGCCTGGCCAGCAACGGCTCGCATGAACTCCAGCCCAGCGCAGCCTCCTCATCCGAAAGCAACGGCACTGCTCTGGAGGACCCTGCTCAGCTTCACAAGCCG ATGACCTTCCAGCAGATCTGTAAGGACGTTCACATGGTGAAGACCAGTGGCCAACAAGTGTTTATCGAGTCCCGCAACCGTCCTCCTCCCAGAAAACTCGCTgccacag GTTCTTTATGGGCAATAGGGAACCCTGGGCCAGGTGTGGCTCCACCTTCTAAGAGCACAGTCCCCTCCCAGCTTGTGAGAAAGGAACCATCCCCCACATACTCTTACCAGCAAATCAACTGCCTGGATAGCATTATACG GTATCTGGAGAGCTGTAACATTCCTAACACAGTGAAGAGGAAGTGTGGTTCCTCCTCTTGCACAGCCTCCTCTACGTCTGATGATGACAAGCAGCAGGATGCTCCTGGCAATTCTAAAG GTCCATCAGTGGCTCTGGTTGGTGAGAGTACACCATTGCCTGCTCTTGCATTGCACAGTAAAGCGGAAAGTGTAGCATCAGTCACCTCCCAGTGCAGTTTTAGCAGCACCATCGTCCATGTGGGAGACAAGAAGCCCCCCGAGTCAG aCATTGTTATGGAGGAAGCTCCTACAACTCCTGTACTCGCTCCTCCGGTCCTTCAGCCCCCTGCTCCTCCAACCATCACGGCTGCCCCATCTCTGCCTCCGCCCCCAACTCCACCTAGTCCTGCACCTACATCTGAGAAGGATGGAAGcaggagaggtggaggaggagggggaggaaggCTGGGGCTGACAAAGGAGGTGCTCTCAGCACACACTCAGCAAGAGGAGCAGAACTTCTTGTGTCGTTTTAGAGATCTGAGTGAACTCCGAGTGTTTGACCCAGCTTCAGCACTCAGACGTCATAATACCACACCGCCCACTAGAG gTGTGCGCTGTTCACGTGACTATCCTGCAGTAGGTAGCACTGGTCGAAGGCGTGGTAGAGGCGGCAAAAGACTGAAACATCAAGAGACATCAGATCAGGGAAGCTCTTTTGGCCTTGCAGGTCCATCCAGAGGCCTCTCTACTGGAGCTCCTGCACAAGAAGGGCCCCCTAACCCCTCTTTCCCCTTGGGCCCTCCAACCACCTCTTCTTCCTGGCCTCCTTCAGTGGGATCCCATAACAGCCTCCCCTCTGTGCCCTACCCACCAGGCATGCTGCCCATTTACCCCCTTTTCCCACCCCTCTCTCAGCCAGTCACGGACCCTTCCATGCAGCCTGGCCTTCGCTTCCCCCTTCAGAATCCACAGATGGCCCCTCCCATGGTCCCCCCCATGATGGCACTTGTCCTGCCCAACTATATGTTCCCCCAAATGGGCGCTTCCATGGCTCAACCCGGTCCTGCAGCCATGGCGCAGCCCTTCTATAACCCAAACCTGGCTTTTCCATATCCAGCAGCCAGTGCCGCGCCTCCAGCAGCCCCTCAAACAGCAACCGCAGCCCTACCAAACCAGTCTCGCTGCAGCAGCCCCCAGTCCTGCAgccagagggagggaggtgctGATAGAGAAGGGGCGGAGTCACCTCTCTTCCAATCCAGATGCTCATCCCCTCTCAACTTGCTCCAGCTGGAGGAATCGCCCACCAATCGAATGGAGGCAGTGTCAGCTCTGGCCTCAGGACAACAGGCCACGCCTCCTGTGGGAGGACAGGGGGTCGGGGCTGGAACACAGGCCTCAAGTAATCAGAGAGGCCCAGCAGAGGACAACAAAGAgaatgaaaat GGAGAAGCCAATGAGTCAAACCAGGATGCCATGTCCACCTCCAGCGACTTGCTGGACCTTCTGCTGCAGGAGGATTCGCGCTCAGGCACCGGCTCAGCCGCTTCAGGCTCTGGCTCCACTGGGACAGGGTCCTCAGGCTCTGGCTCAGGCTCATCTGGGTCTGGCTCCAATGGATGCAGCTCATCTGGGAGTGGAACCA GAAGCAGTCAGAGCAGCCACACCAGCAAGTACTTTGGCAGCATAGACTCATCAGAGAATGACCATTCTCgaaagcagacagcagggggtgACGGAGAGGCACAATTTATCAAGTGTGTTCTACAGGACCCCATCTGGCTGCTCATGGCTGACACAGACGAAAAGATCATGATGACCTATCAGCTGCCCATCAg GGACCGAGAGACTGTGTTGCATGAGGACCGAATAGCCTTGAGAGCCATGCAGAAGCATCAGCCCCGTTTCACTGATGAGCAGAAGCGGGAGCTGAGTCAGGTGCACCCCTGGATCCGCACAGGACGCCTGCCACGTGCCATAAACATATCT ACATGTGTGGGCTGCAAGTCTCCTCCTTCAGTGCCGCCAACTGCCCCTTTCGATGTGGAGATCCACGAGATGGAGCTGTGCAGTGTGCTGGAGGTGACAGACGAGGGCACCATGGCTGATAAACACACCCAGCCAGATGCAGCCATGGAAGAGGTAGAGGCACTGGAGACGGGGCagtggagagaggaagaagagaaagaaagagaaagggcgGTAATGACGACGCAGATCTGCGACCAAGAAATGACAGCAGAGGATCAGGACCTTACCTCACAaatagaggaggagaaaggCGGCAGTGTGACGGACATGAGCCACTGA